The genomic region GCGTGCGGTGCTTATCTCTGCCGTGACACCGCTGACCAGTCGGTCTCGCAGTGAACTGACTCGCGCGCGTTCACTGTCCATCTCCCCGACGGCTTCTTTCAGCGCCGCCGCGGTAGCGATCGCAGATGCCGCGTCGACGGTGCCGGGGCGGATCCCGCGTTCCTGTCCCCCGCCGTGGATGACGGGTTCGAGCTTCGGGCTGCGGCGGGCAAGCAGAAGACCCACGCCACGTGGCCCGCCGAATTTGTGGGCGGATGCCGCCAGCGTGCTGAATTGGTGCGCGTGAAAGTCGACGGGTATATGCCCCACGACTTGCACCGCGTCGACGTGCACAGGAGTGCCGGCGGCCGTGGCACGCGCCGCGATGTCCTCTACAGGCTGGATTGCCCCGGTCTCGTTGTTCGCCCACATGCACGTCGCCAGGGCGGCGGGCTGATCGAGAATCTCGGTCGGCTCGACGTGGCCGGAGAAGCCGACCGGGAGTAGCTCGACATCAGCACCCGGCAGCTTTTCGACGGCTTCCCGCACCGCCGGATGCTCAATCCCCGTCGAGATGACGCGGTGGGACGGGCTGGCGTGGAACAACCCCTGTACGGCCAGGTTGTCTGCTTCCGTGCCGGATCCGGTGAAGATGACCTCGATCGGGTCAGCGCCGAGCAGCGCCGCAATAGTCTCTCGCGCCTCGGACAGGACAGCGTTCGCGGCGCGGCCGGAACCGTATTGCGAAGCCGGATTGAGTAGGTGGGCGTGCTCGGCCCAAGCATCCACCGCCACCTGCCGGATGGGCGTGGTGGCGGCGTGGTCGAAGTACCTAACGGCGGTTCTCAAGGGCCTTGATGAGCTCGGGAACGAAGTCCTCGATGTCGGCGACGACACCGATGTCCGCAATGGCGAAGATCGGCTCGTCGCGCTCCTGGTTCACAGCCACGATCGTTCCGGACGTCTGCATACCGGAGGTGTGCTGGATCGCACCGGAAATGCCCAGGGCAATGTACAGGTCCGGGGAGACAGTCGCGCCGGTCTGTCCGATCTGCGTTTCAGGGGCGGCCCAGCCCAGGTCGACGATGTCGCGGGTGGAGCCGGTGGCGGCGCCGAGCACGTCGGCCAGCTTTTCCACGTAATCGCTGTAACCCTCCTCCGAGCCGACACCGCGGCCGCCGGAGACGACCGTTGACGCGGTGGTGAGCTCCGGACGGTCAGCGCGAGCCTTCGGGGTGAAGCCCTTCACGGTCACATCGCGGTCGGTCTTGGCCGGCAGCGGCATAGGAGCAAGCTCACCCGCAGCCTCTTGCGGCTGCGCTTTCACGGAGCCGGGGCGCAGGGTGAAGATCGGGGTCTCTCCCCCGGCCACGGCGGTGGTGGTGTAGCTGCCACCGAAGATCTCGTGGTGGCCGGCTTTGTTCGTCTCGATACCGGTGACGTTGGCCAGCACACCGGCGCCGAGTCGCGCGCCGAGGCGGCCGGCGATCTCGTTGCCGGTCACCGTCGCCGCGATGACGATCGGCGCGGGGTTGGCGGCACCGAGGGCCTGCAGCGCGTCGACCTCAGGGGTGATCAAGCGCTCCTCGTAATCCTCCGTGGATGCATCGATGACCTGGGCGGCACCGAGGCGAGCGAGTTCTGGCGCAAGGTGCTCGGCGACGCCAGGTTTGCCAACGACCACGACGGACACGACCCCCAGGTCGCGGGCGGCGGTGATCAGCTCGCCGGTGATGGGACTGAGTTCACGGCCCGCTTCCGAGCCGGCGTGTTCTGCAAGTACGTACACGTGCATGATGTGGGCTCCTTAGATCAGGTTGCGGGCGGCCAGGTGCTCAACCACCTGAGCTGCGATGTCGTCGGCAGGGCCTTCCAGCAGCTCACCGGCAGTGCGCGGCGGCACCTCGGTCGCGCTGGTGACGGCGGTAGCGGACGGAACAGCCTCCAGGCCGATGTCGGCGGCGCTGTAGCGAGTGATCTCGTGCTTCTTGGCAGCCTTCATTCCCTTGAAGTTGGGGAAGCGCGGCTTGTCGGACTGCTCAGTGACGGCCACCACTGCCGGAAGCGCTGCTGCGACCTCCCAGGTTCCGCGCTCGTCATCGCGGGTGCCGTGGATCTGTTGTGCCTCGATGCGCAGGTTGTACGCCTGCGTCAGCGCCGGCACCTGGCGGTACTCGGCGAGCATGCCGGGCAGCACACCGGTGGAGCCGTCGGAGGACTGGTTGCCCATGATCACCAGAGAGAGGTCCTCAATGGTGCTGAGCAGACTGTTCAGGGCCCATGCAGTGGCGATGGCGTCGGAGCCGGCCAAGGAGTCGTCGATAAGCGAAATGGCGTCGTCTGCGCCCATTGCGATCGCTTTGCGCAATGCTTCTTCGCAGCCCTCCGGCCCCATCGTGACGGCAATGACCTTGTAACCATCGTTTTCGTCGCGCAGGCGCAGGGCAGCCTCGACGGCGTATTCGCTGATCTCGTCGAGCACGTTGTCGGCGCTGGAGCGGTCGAGCGTGTTGTCGGCCGCGAGGGTCTTTGTCGACCACGTGTCGGGCACGTTTTTCACTAGAACGGCAATAGTGGACATGGGTGCGAGCCTAGCGCACACGCGCACCACATAGATATGCAGTGGCCGTGTCGCCGATGCGCGCGATGACCACCGCCATCGGTGTGCTGCCCTTGAGTTTCATCTTGTTGCGCAGCTGGTCAGGGTCAACATCGACACCACGCACGAGAATCTCCAGTGCGCCCGCACCATGAGCCTGCAGGGCCGGTTTCAGCTTCTTCAGCGGCACTTCCTCGATGAATGGAAATCCGGAGTGGTGCTCCGGCACACGATCGCCCGTGAGGAACGCGATGTGCGGATCGAGCATCGCCAGATCGTGCTTGGCCGCCCAGTGGCGCACCAGGCCAGCGCGGATGACGGCACCGTCGGGCTCGATAATGAAGCGCCGCGGCGTACCGACGTCCACAGCCTCCCCGGCCCCATCCGTGATCCGTTCGGTGAACCCCGGCTGGATCACCACTGCTTCCCGTTTCGCGGGGTCAAGGCCGGGAGTGTAGAGACAGGCTTCCTTCACGGCCCCGTTCTCGCTGACGATACTGACCAGGCCGGGCCACTGCGAATAATCGATGCCGGGTGCGCATTTGACGGCCATTTCGGCGTAGGGATAGGCCTCAAGCAGGTCCGGCAGCGGCGGGATGAGCTTAGCCGGGTCGGTGATCCGGCGTCCGTCCTTGCGCCGGGCGGGATCGGCGACAATGACGCGTCCTGGACCAGAGCCGCTGCACATCCGGCGCGTCGGGCCCGCACTGCTCGCGGGAGTGGTGACGGGATGCAGCGCATCAGCCACAGCCACATGCGGCCCCACGTTGTGGCGTGCCATGAGCACGCGCGAGAAGTCGATGTCTGTGCCCAGCCAATCCATGCCCTGCGCTGTGACAGCGGGGGCTTCGGTGCCGATGGAACACGTCACGTCGTGCACCAACGAAGCCCCGGCGCGGGCGATGCGCTCAGCGCGCACCTGGGCGACAGTGTGCGGGGTGGCCTGCTGAGCCGCATCCGTATCGGTCAGCCAGGATGCTGCGTTGGCTGCGTCGGGGAGCTTTGAAGCGAGCGCGCGCTGGGCGGTCACCAGTTCCATGACGGCGCGGGAGTGCTCGCCGAAGACAGGCTGGAGCCTCTGGCGGTCAGCAAGGACGGACTTCTTCGTCAGCTCCAACTCCCCCGCTGCGTCGGCGATCGCGTCGAGCCGGCTGGCGAGGAAGCGGACCTCCTCGGGGTTAAAGCTCAAATTTCTTGCCCATCCGGTTGACCGGGTTGGACTCGAACAGCTCCCGGTAGCGGGGAATGTCGACGGGGTCGCCGACAACCGCTTCAATCTCTTTGCCCTTGACGTTGTCCATGATTTCGTCGACGGAGGCGAATTCGGAGATGTCGTACAGCTGCGCCCAGGTCGACGGGGCGAAGCGGACAAGGCCTTGGCGCCACCCGTCAATGAGCAAGCTCGGCGGGAACCAGTTCGCATCACTTGCCTCGCCCGTGGCTACGTCAGGCTCTTGACCGTGCGGAAGCTCCGCGACGAAGGTGAATGTGTCGAACCACGTGCCTTTCTCGCTCTTGCCCACCCAGCGGCCAGAAGGTTTGAGCAAGGTCGCATCGACATCCAGGCCGGTTTCTTCGAGCACTTCGGTGAAGGAGAGTTCGTGGCTTTCCAACCGCTTGCGGATTTGGTGGAAGGGGCGGGCGTCTTGGAGGAGTTTGTCGTTGTCGTCGACAAGCAACAGCGTGCCTGTTTCCTCGAAAAGCTCACGCACAGCGGCGAACATGAGCGCGTGGGCTTGGCGCGGCTTGACGTCGAGCTGTTTGGCCAAGTCGTGCACGCTACGGCCGGACCAGAGTTCTTTCGCGTCCTCCTTGTCGGCCGGGAAGTCGCGGATATCCACTCCACCGCCGGGAAAGACCGTCATACCGGGGTAATTGCGCATCGTGAGAACGCGCTCTTGCATCCAGACCTCTAAGCCTGCAATGCCGTCGCGCACGAGGATCACTGTGGCCGCCAAACGGCCGTAGTTGATCCCCTTCATGTCCTCCTCGTTGCGTGAGCCCATTATGCCCTCCGGTGCGCTCCAGCACGGCGGGTCCTGCGGGCGAAGAAACGGCCGTCTTCCTTCGTCAACGTGATCGGTTGGTGATAGGCCTTCGTCAGGTTCTCACTGGTGAGAACGTCATCGATCAGCCCTTGCGCAACGACATCGCCTTCGCTGAGCAGCATCGCGTGGGTGAAGCCGTAGGGAATCTCCTCGACGTGGTGAGTGATCATCACGATCGCCGGGGCATCAGGGTCGAGCGCGAGATCACCCAAATACGCCACGAGATCCTCGCGGCCACCCAGGTCAAGCCCCGCTCCCGGCTCATCCATGATGAGCAACTCGGGGTTGACCATGATCGCACGCGCAATGAGGACACGCTTCTTTTCACCGTCCGACAGTGTGCCCCAGCGGCGGCCAAGGAGGTGGAACGCGCCAACGTGGTCAAGGGCGTCGTGGACCTGCTCGTAGTCCACCTCGTCGTACTCTTCCCTCCAGCGCCCCACAACGGCGTAGCCGCCGGAGAGCACAAGATCTTCCACCAGTTCGTCAGCGGGAACACGATCCCCCAGTTCCGATGTGGTCATGCCGATCACGGCGCGCAGATCGCGCATGTCCGTCTTGCCCAGCTGCTCACCCAGCACAAACGCCGTGCCTGACGACGGATGCTCCTGGGCGGCCGCCATCCGGATCAACGACGTCTTTCCCGCGCCGTTGGGCCCGATGACGACCCACCGTTCATCCAGCTCAACTTTCCAGTCCACGGGCCCTACCAACACGTTGCCGCCGCGGCGGAAATCCACTCCGCGGAAGTCGATGAGCAGGTCTGGATCCGTCTGGGGTTCCTCTGGTCGATTCTGGGCAGTTTGATCAGTCACGCCCCCTATTGTGGCGCATTTTCTTGCCCGGTGGTGTGACCCTGACTTCGCTAGTGTGGGAGCCATGGCTATCGGACGCTTGGGTATCGACGATGTGAGGCCCCGCACCACCGACGGGGCACTACCGACGAAGGCAGTTGTTGGGGAGGTCGTGCCGATCTCCGCGCTGGTGTGGCGCGAGGGACACGACGCTATCGCGGCGACAGTGGTGATCACTGCCCCGGACGGTTCGTCCCGCTCCGTGCTCATGACACCGGAGGAAAACCGCCCCGACTACTGCCACGCGGTGTTCACTCCAGACATGGAAGGCCTGTGGCGCTTCCGGGTTGAGGCTTGGTCTGATCCGGTGGCAACGTGGCGCAACGCAGTGACCAAGAAGTCCGCAGCAGGCCAGTCCGCCGAAGAGATGTCGAACGACCTCATCCACGGCGCTGAACTTTTCGAGCGTGCAGCGGCCGAGGGCGATTCCTCCCGGCGCGAATTGCTCACCGCTGCCGCAACAGCCTTGTCGTCGGATGCCCCGTTGCGGGAGCGTCTTGCCCCGGCGCTCGCCGACGATGTTGCCCAGTCCCTCCACTCCCACCCCGTCCGCGACCTGATCACCCAGGGCCCGGAGTGCGAAATCCTCGTCGAGCGCAGCAAGGCCCTGTTCAGCTCCTGGTACGAGCTCTTTCCCCGCTCCACCGGCGGGTGGGATGAACAGGGCCGCCCCGTCCACGGCACCTTCGCCACTACTGCGGAGGCTCTGCCGCGTGTCGCCGCGATGGGTTTTGACACCGTCTACTTCCCGCCGATCCACCCCATCGGGGAAGTCAACCGTAAGGGCCCGAACAACACTCTGGTGGCTGAGGACGGCGACGTGGGCTCCCCGTGGGCGATCGGTTCCGTATTGGGCGGCCACGACGCGGTCCACCCGGAGCTGGGTACGACCGAGGATCTGCGCGCGCTGTTGGACCGAGCTGAAGAGCTGGGCTTGGAAGTCGCGCTCGACTTCGCTCTCCAGGCCGCGCCCGACCACCCGTGGGCCAAGGAGCACCCTGACTTCTTCACCGTGCTGGCGGACGGCACCATCGCGTTTGCCGAGAACCCGCCCAAGAAGTACCAGGACATCTACCCCATCAACTTCGACAACGCCTCTGATGTCATCTACGAAGAGATCTACCGCGCGTTGATGACGTGGGTGGACCTGGGCATCACCACCTTCCGCGTGGACAACCCGCACACGAAACCGGTTGACTTCTGGCACTGGTTAATCGCCAAAGTCCACGAGACACACCCTGAGGTGATCTTCCTGGCAGAGGCGTTCACCCGCCCACCGCGCCTGCTCGGCCTGGCCAAGGCTGGGTTCTCGCAGTCCTACACCTACTTCCCGTGGAAGACCACGAAAAAGGAGCTGACCGGCTTCGCACAAGACTGCGTTCGCTTCGCCGACATCTCTCGCCCGTCCTTCTGGGTGAACACCCCGGACATTCTCCAGGCCTTCATCCAGACCGGGAACCGGGCGGCATTTGCCATCCGTGCCACCCTGGCATCGACCTTGAGCCCGCTGTGGGGCATGTACTCCGGTTTCGAGCTGTACGAGCACGAGCCGGTCGCCCCGGGCAGCGAGGAGTACCTGGACTCCGAGAAGTACCAGCTCCGCCCGCGCGACTTCGCTGGTGCTGAGGAGCGCGGGGATTCGCTCGCCCCGTACATCACCTTGCTCAACCAGATCCGCAAGGACCACCCTGCTCTGCAGCAGTTGCGCAACCTGCACTTCCACACCGCAGACAACGACCAGGTCATTGCGTACTCCAAGTTCGATGCAGCCACCGGCGACTGCATCCTCGTCGTGGTCAACCTCGATCCGACCTACGCACAGGAATGCAACGTGACGCTGAACATGGAGGCCCTCGGTTTGGCCCCCAGTGCCACCTTCCCGGTGCACGACCTCGTCTCCGGCGCCGACTACGAATGGACCATGCGCAACTACGTGCGCTTGAGCCCGATGGAGAATGTCGCGCACATCTTCAGGCTCCCGCTTATCGACGCATCCCTGCGCGAGCGCCTCGCCTTCCGCGATCTCGCAGACGCTGACTACCGCCCCTAACGCTTTAGATAACCCGCAAAGGAACACCATGACCTCCCCTGACCCCCAGCTGCTCATCCCCGAGGCAGACCGTCAGCGCCTGATCGAGTGCAAGCACCACGCTCCCCACGACTTCTACGGCTGGCACTCGACACCATCCGGCTCCGTGATCCGTGCCCGCGTGCTCGGCGCGACCGCAGTGGACGTGCTCATCCACAACCAAGGCCTGCCCATGACCCCCATCGGGGACGACATCTGGGTACTCGGGCTCGAAGATGACCTCGCGCCGGATTACCGCCTGCAGATCACCTACCCGGAGGGCGACCCGGTGATCACGGCGGACCCGTACCACTTCCTGCCCACGCTCACGTCGTTCGACCTGCACCTTCTCGGTGAGGGCCGCCACGAGCGCCTGTGGGAAGTCCTCGGCGCGAACCAGCACACCTACCACACCCCGATGGGCGATGTTTCCGGTACCTCGTTCGCTGTATGGGCCCCGAACGCACAGGGCGTTGCCGTCGTCGGTGACTTCTGCAACTGGAACCCGAACCAGTACCCGATGCGCACCCTGGGCTCGACGGGCGTGTGGGAGATCTTCATTCCGGACCTCGCGCCGGGCACCCAGTACAAGTTCACTGTCCAGGGTGTGGATGGTGTCGCACGCGACAAGGCCGACCCGCTGGCCAAGCAGACAATGACCCCGCCGGAGACGGTGTCGGTCATCGCCGGCGAGAGCACCTACGAGTGGCGCGATCACGAGTGGATGGCGGCCCGTCCGGGCATTGACGCTACGAACGCCCCGATGAGCGTCTACGAGTGCCACGTCGGCTCCTGGCGCGTCGGTTACGGCTACCGCGAGCTGGCCAAGGAGCTTGTCCCCTACTTGGTCGAGAACGGTTTCACCCATGTGGAGTTCCTGCCTGTCGCCGAGCACCCCTTCGGTGGATCCTGGGGGTACCAGGTCACCGGCTACTACGCACCGACCGCGCGCTGGGGCACCCCGGATGACTTCCGCTATCTCGTAGACACCCTCCACCAGGCCGGCATCGGCGTGATCGTTGACTGGGTGCCCGCGCACTTCCCGAAGGACGATTGGGCCCTGGGTCGTTTCGACGGTACCGCCCTCTACGAGCACCCGGACTGGCGCCGCGGCGAGCAGAAAGACTGGGGCACCTACGTCTTCGACTTCGGCCGCAACGAGGTGCGCAACTTCCTCGTGGCCAACGCTCTGTACTGGTTCGAGGAGTTCCACCTCGACGGCATGCGTGTCGATGCGGTGGCCTCGATGCTGTACCTGGACTACTCCCGCGAGCCGGGCGAGTGGCTGCCCAATGAGTTCGGCGGCCGCGAGAACCTCGACGCAGTTCAGTTCCTCCAGGAGTTCAACGCCACCGTGCACCGTTCCCACCCCGGTGTGCTCACCATCGCCGAAGAGTCCACTGCGTGGCCGGGTGTCACGGCGCAGACCTCTGCCGACGGCCTAGGTTTCTCCCTGAAGTGGAACATGGGTTGGATGAATGACACCCTCGAGTACTTCTCCCTCGACCCGATACACCGCTCCTTCCACCACAACGAGGTCACGTTCTCCCTCGTCTATGCCTTCTCCGAGAGCTACGTGCTCCCCTTCTCCCACGACGAGGTGGTCCATGGAAAGGGATCCCTGTGGGAGCGCATGCCGGGTGATGAGTGGAACAAGGCCGCCGGTGTGCGCACCCTGTTCGGCTACATGTTCTCCCACCCGGGCAAGCAGCTGATGTTCATGGGCTGCGAGTTCGGCCAGCAGACCGAGTGGGCTGAAGCCGGCTCCGTCAACTGGGACAACTTGGAAGGCTGGGGCGCCGAATACCACGAGGGCATCCGCACACTCGTCCGCGACCTCAACCACCTGTACAAGGACACCCCGGCACTGTTCAGCCAGGACAATACCCCCATGGGTTTCCAGTGGATCAAGGGCGATGACGCTGACCACAACGTCCTGGCCTACATCCGCTGGGGCGTGGACTCTGTGCCGGTGCTGGCCGTGGTCAACCTGTCCGGCGCCCCGCAGACGGATTACCGCCTTGGTCTACCCCGCGCTGGCGAGTGGGAGCTCATCCTCAATACCGACGACGCCAAGTACCAGGGTGCTGGTAATGAGCTGCCGGACACTGTCGCCACCGAGGACCGTGAATGGGACACCTTCGAGCAGTCCGCAACCTTCCACATCCCGGCTATGAGCGTGCAGTACTACACGCTGCGGTAAGCGCGGGTGAGGTAGGCAGGGCGAGGGACGTGAGTTAACCCTCGCCCAAATGCTTTTCGACGCTAGCCACCTTGCCCTCAATCT from Corynebacterium genitalium ATCC 33030 harbors:
- the glgB gene encoding 1,4-alpha-glucan branching protein GlgB gives rise to the protein MTSPDPQLLIPEADRQRLIECKHHAPHDFYGWHSTPSGSVIRARVLGATAVDVLIHNQGLPMTPIGDDIWVLGLEDDLAPDYRLQITYPEGDPVITADPYHFLPTLTSFDLHLLGEGRHERLWEVLGANQHTYHTPMGDVSGTSFAVWAPNAQGVAVVGDFCNWNPNQYPMRTLGSTGVWEIFIPDLAPGTQYKFTVQGVDGVARDKADPLAKQTMTPPETVSVIAGESTYEWRDHEWMAARPGIDATNAPMSVYECHVGSWRVGYGYRELAKELVPYLVENGFTHVEFLPVAEHPFGGSWGYQVTGYYAPTARWGTPDDFRYLVDTLHQAGIGVIVDWVPAHFPKDDWALGRFDGTALYEHPDWRRGEQKDWGTYVFDFGRNEVRNFLVANALYWFEEFHLDGMRVDAVASMLYLDYSREPGEWLPNEFGGRENLDAVQFLQEFNATVHRSHPGVLTIAEESTAWPGVTAQTSADGLGFSLKWNMGWMNDTLEYFSLDPIHRSFHHNEVTFSLVYAFSESYVLPFSHDEVVHGKGSLWERMPGDEWNKAAGVRTLFGYMFSHPGKQLMFMGCEFGQQTEWAEAGSVNWDNLEGWGAEYHEGIRTLVRDLNHLYKDTPALFSQDNTPMGFQWIKGDDADHNVLAYIRWGVDSVPVLAVVNLSGAPQTDYRLGLPRAGEWELILNTDDAKYQGAGNELPDTVATEDREWDTFEQSATFHIPAMSVQYYTLR
- a CDS encoding THUMP-like domain-containing protein, with amino-acid sequence MSFNPEEVRFLASRLDAIADAAGELELTKKSVLADRQRLQPVFGEHSRAVMELVTAQRALASKLPDAANAASWLTDTDAAQQATPHTVAQVRAERIARAGASLVHDVTCSIGTEAPAVTAQGMDWLGTDIDFSRVLMARHNVGPHVAVADALHPVTTPASSAGPTRRMCSGSGPGRVIVADPARRKDGRRITDPAKLIPPLPDLLEAYPYAEMAVKCAPGIDYSQWPGLVSIVSENGAVKEACLYTPGLDPAKREAVVIQPGFTERITDGAGEAVDVGTPRRFIIEPDGAVIRAGLVRHWAAKHDLAMLDPHIAFLTGDRVPEHHSGFPFIEEVPLKKLKPALQAHGAGALEILVRGVDVDPDQLRNKMKLKGSTPMAVVIARIGDTATAYLCGARVR
- a CDS encoding maltotransferase domain-containing protein — protein: MAIGRLGIDDVRPRTTDGALPTKAVVGEVVPISALVWREGHDAIAATVVITAPDGSSRSVLMTPEENRPDYCHAVFTPDMEGLWRFRVEAWSDPVATWRNAVTKKSAAGQSAEEMSNDLIHGAELFERAAAEGDSSRRELLTAAATALSSDAPLRERLAPALADDVAQSLHSHPVRDLITQGPECEILVERSKALFSSWYELFPRSTGGWDEQGRPVHGTFATTAEALPRVAAMGFDTVYFPPIHPIGEVNRKGPNNTLVAEDGDVGSPWAIGSVLGGHDAVHPELGTTEDLRALLDRAEELGLEVALDFALQAAPDHPWAKEHPDFFTVLADGTIAFAENPPKKYQDIYPINFDNASDVIYEEIYRALMTWVDLGITTFRVDNPHTKPVDFWHWLIAKVHETHPEVIFLAEAFTRPPRLLGLAKAGFSQSYTYFPWKTTKKELTGFAQDCVRFADISRPSFWVNTPDILQAFIQTGNRAAFAIRATLASTLSPLWGMYSGFELYEHEPVAPGSEEYLDSEKYQLRPRDFAGAEERGDSLAPYITLLNQIRKDHPALQQLRNLHFHTADNDQVIAYSKFDAATGDCILVVVNLDPTYAQECNVTLNMEALGLAPSATFPVHDLVSGADYEWTMRNYVRLSPMENVAHIFRLPLIDASLRERLAFRDLADADYRP
- a CDS encoding ABC transporter ATP-binding protein, which encodes MTDQTAQNRPEEPQTDPDLLIDFRGVDFRRGGNVLVGPVDWKVELDERWVVIGPNGAGKTSLIRMAAAQEHPSSGTAFVLGEQLGKTDMRDLRAVIGMTTSELGDRVPADELVEDLVLSGGYAVVGRWREEYDEVDYEQVHDALDHVGAFHLLGRRWGTLSDGEKKRVLIARAIMVNPELLIMDEPGAGLDLGGREDLVAYLGDLALDPDAPAIVMITHHVEEIPYGFTHAMLLSEGDVVAQGLIDDVLTSENLTKAYHQPITLTKEDGRFFARRTRRAGAHRRA
- a CDS encoding electron transfer flavoprotein subunit beta/FixA family protein, which codes for MSTIAVLVKNVPDTWSTKTLAADNTLDRSSADNVLDEISEYAVEAALRLRDENDGYKVIAVTMGPEGCEEALRKAIAMGADDAISLIDDSLAGSDAIATAWALNSLLSTIEDLSLVIMGNQSSDGSTGVLPGMLAEYRQVPALTQAYNLRIEAQQIHGTRDDERGTWEVAAALPAVVAVTEQSDKPRFPNFKGMKAAKKHEITRYSAADIGLEAVPSATAVTSATEVPPRTAGELLEGPADDIAAQVVEHLAARNLI
- a CDS encoding cysteine desulfurase family protein, with protein sequence MRTAVRYFDHAATTPIRQVAVDAWAEHAHLLNPASQYGSGRAANAVLSEARETIAALLGADPIEVIFTGSGTEADNLAVQGLFHASPSHRVISTGIEHPAVREAVEKLPGADVELLPVGFSGHVEPTEILDQPAALATCMWANNETGAIQPVEDIAARATAAGTPVHVDAVQVVGHIPVDFHAHQFSTLAASAHKFGGPRGVGLLLARRSPKLEPVIHGGGQERGIRPGTVDAASAIATAAALKEAVGEMDSERARVSSLRDRLVSGVTAEISTARVTTTEPALPGHAHFTFPGANGDAMIMLLDGLGIEASTGSACNSGVNQPSHVLEAMGVGSDGALRFTLGRTTTQEDVDAVVAALPEVIERATF
- a CDS encoding electron transfer flavoprotein subunit alpha/FixB family protein; its protein translation is MMHVYVLAEHAGSEAGRELSPITGELITAARDLGVVSVVVVGKPGVAEHLAPELARLGAAQVIDASTEDYEERLITPEVDALQALGAANPAPIVIAATVTGNEIAGRLGARLGAGVLANVTGIETNKAGHHEIFGGSYTTTAVAGGETPIFTLRPGSVKAQPQEAAGELAPMPLPAKTDRDVTVKGFTPKARADRPELTTASTVVSGGRGVGSEEGYSDYVEKLADVLGAATGSTRDIVDLGWAAPETQIGQTGATVSPDLYIALGISGAIQHTSGMQTSGTIVAVNQERDEPIFAIADIGVVADIEDFVPELIKALENRR
- a CDS encoding NUDIX hydrolase — its product is MGSRNEEDMKGINYGRLAATVILVRDGIAGLEVWMQERVLTMRNYPGMTVFPGGGVDIRDFPADKEDAKELWSGRSVHDLAKQLDVKPRQAHALMFAAVRELFEETGTLLLVDDNDKLLQDARPFHQIRKRLESHELSFTEVLEETGLDVDATLLKPSGRWVGKSEKGTWFDTFTFVAELPHGQEPDVATGEASDANWFPPSLLIDGWRQGLVRFAPSTWAQLYDISEFASVDEIMDNVKGKEIEAVVGDPVDIPRYRELFESNPVNRMGKKFEL